One region of Terricaulis silvestris genomic DNA includes:
- the argS gene encoding arginine--tRNA ligase: MKDLASALTAANAAVFTSLGLDAKHADVRRSDRPDLGEFQANGALAVAKAAGKKPHEIAQSVAAGWSATDLAPTPTIAGPGFLNFKVTPQALNKRAQAIADDVHAGASPVEKKRRVVVDYGGPNVAKGMHVGHLRASIIGESIKRIYRFRGDEVWGDAHFGDWGFQMGLVITALEDELGGFDDRAKLDARLQSLTLDQLEAIYPTYAAKVRDGDIETRDRARKATAALQGGSALHREIWKVMHDVSMSAQKRDFHALGVDFDLWLGESDADPLIPNMVKDLEKQGLLEDDQGARIVRVAGPGETKKKKLDDGTVVEVESPDPLLVVSSEGSAMYGTTDLATILQRVRDQNPDLILYTVDQRQADHFEQVYRAAAKANYIARDKLEHVGFGTMNGPDGKPFKTRAGGVLKLQDLIGQAEEKARLRLKENEIGADFSAEEFEDVAHKVAIAALKFADLSNYRGTSYVFDLDRFMSFEGKTGPYLLYQAVRIKSILRRAEGEGAKPGSIQIEHDAERALALALDAFDGALKAAYDKKAPHFLAEHAYTLAQAFSGFYANCAIMQSEGATRASRLALAGATLNQLTLTLDLLGIEVPERM, translated from the coding sequence ATGAAAGATCTCGCCAGCGCACTGACGGCGGCCAACGCCGCCGTGTTCACGTCCCTTGGCCTCGACGCAAAGCACGCGGACGTACGCCGTTCGGATCGTCCGGACCTGGGCGAATTCCAAGCCAATGGCGCGCTGGCCGTCGCAAAAGCCGCCGGCAAGAAGCCGCACGAAATCGCCCAAAGCGTCGCCGCTGGCTGGAGCGCGACCGATCTCGCGCCAACGCCCACCATCGCCGGACCTGGCTTCCTCAATTTCAAAGTCACGCCGCAAGCGCTGAACAAGCGCGCGCAAGCGATCGCCGACGACGTCCACGCCGGCGCTTCGCCCGTTGAGAAAAAGCGCCGCGTCGTCGTTGATTACGGCGGGCCGAACGTCGCCAAGGGCATGCATGTCGGGCACCTGCGCGCTTCCATCATCGGCGAGAGCATCAAGCGCATCTATCGCTTCCGAGGCGACGAAGTCTGGGGCGACGCGCACTTCGGCGACTGGGGCTTCCAGATGGGCCTCGTCATCACCGCGCTCGAAGACGAACTCGGCGGCTTCGACGATCGCGCCAAACTCGATGCGCGGCTCCAATCACTGACGCTCGATCAGCTTGAAGCGATCTACCCGACTTACGCAGCCAAGGTTCGCGACGGCGACATCGAAACCCGTGACCGCGCCCGCAAAGCCACCGCCGCACTTCAAGGCGGCAGCGCACTGCATCGTGAAATCTGGAAGGTCATGCACGACGTCTCTATGTCGGCGCAAAAGCGCGATTTCCACGCCCTCGGCGTCGATTTCGATCTCTGGCTCGGCGAGAGCGACGCCGATCCGTTGATCCCCAACATGGTCAAGGACCTTGAGAAGCAGGGGCTGCTGGAGGATGACCAAGGCGCTCGCATCGTCCGCGTCGCCGGCCCTGGCGAAACCAAGAAGAAGAAGCTGGACGACGGCACGGTCGTCGAAGTCGAAAGCCCCGATCCGCTGTTGGTGGTGTCGTCCGAGGGCTCGGCCATGTACGGCACCACCGATCTCGCCACCATCCTGCAACGCGTCCGCGATCAGAACCCCGACCTGATCCTCTACACGGTCGATCAACGCCAAGCCGATCACTTCGAGCAAGTTTATCGCGCCGCCGCCAAGGCCAACTACATCGCCCGCGACAAGCTCGAACACGTCGGCTTTGGCACCATGAACGGCCCCGACGGCAAGCCGTTCAAAACCCGCGCCGGCGGCGTGCTCAAACTGCAAGACCTGATCGGCCAAGCCGAAGAGAAAGCGCGCCTGCGTCTGAAAGAGAACGAGATCGGCGCGGATTTCTCAGCGGAAGAATTCGAAGATGTCGCCCACAAGGTCGCCATTGCCGCGCTGAAGTTCGCCGATCTTTCGAACTATCGCGGCACCAGCTACGTCTTCGATCTCGACCGCTTCATGAGCTTCGAGGGCAAAACCGGCCCGTATCTGCTCTACCAAGCCGTCCGCATCAAAAGCATCCTCCGCCGCGCCGAAGGCGAGGGCGCCAAACCAGGCTCGATTCAAATCGAGCACGATGCCGAACGCGCGCTTGCGCTTGCGCTCGATGCCTTCGATGGCGCGCTGAAAGCCGCCTACGATAAGAAGGCGCCGCACTTCCTCGCCGAGCACGCCTACACTCTCGCGCAAGCCTTCTCCGGCTTCTACGCCAACTGCGCCATCATGCAGTCCGAAGGCGCCACCCGCGCTTCGCGCTTGGCGCTCGCCGGCGCCACCTTGAACCAGCTGACGCTGACGCTCGACCTTCTCGGTATCGAAGTACCGGAGCGGATGTAG